caggtctacacgacgcgcgaaaatcgattttagatacgcaatttcagctacgagaatagcgtagctgaaatcgattatctaagatcgatctactcacccgtcttcaccgcgcgggatcgatgtgcgcggcttgcCATGGTTCGATTCCAGGAACTCCGTTGGTTCTTGGTggattggtggagttccggaatcgatgtaagcgcgctcagggatcgatatatcgcgtctagatgagacgcgatatatcgatccccgagcaatcgattgtaacgcgccgatacggcgcgtcgtatagacgtggcctgagttaACTGCATGAGAAGTAACAAAATAACAGAGCCCAATGCATCACCAGAAACAAATGTGGCATGGATGCCCATTCTCTGGCTGGAGAGTGCCTCTTTATCTGGAGGGGCAGAGGCCAGCTGTAGTCAAGGCTAGTTGTTAGTGATGTGCTTGGAACTTAAATTACATGGGTGCAAATTAACAGCAACCCAAAGCAACTGATCAATATCATCCTGGAGCTCCCACCAATCTGAGGAGAGAAGTTTGGTTAAACAGCTGAATACCTCCCCGCACCAGGCGGCTGAGGAAGGAGCTTGGGCATGGAGGAGCAGAAGGAAGGCTGTTTAGGCACCGCATAAACCAAACAAGAATTCTTTCTACTTTGATATAGAAAATCAAGCAGTGAAATGAAGACCAGCTAGGAAGGCTGGTGATCTGTACGCAGTAGATCTACATTTTAATCAGGATTGGTGGAAAGGCAGAAACTCTCCAATGCACACATGGGAAAATCCAGCTCCTGGTTGCAATACCGTGGGACAGTccttggagcagtgaactgccTGATTTCAGCGGGATGAGCACCATCTGCTGACAAGTCCAGGAACACCATGAATAAGCAGAGGGATAGTCCTTTCCCTACTGGTCTTACTAAAGAAACAGCCTAACAGCTATCTAGGCTCCCATGCCGAAGGAAGTGAATTTAAGCACACCAAAGCTGAAGCGGAGCTGATGGTGGCCTGCCTCCCCAACTGAGGGAGTTTGCAGCCTCTTTGTTCCCCATTAAGGGGTTCTGTTGGACTCTTGGCTGCTTCAGGAttcccagacagcagcagcagtagctctTCTGCAGCTGGGAAGTAGGTTGCAACCTCTCTCTCAGCCCTTGCTGCCATGATCCACCCCTTGGTAGCCCCCAGAGTGGATTCCTGCTAGGTACTCTCTATCAGGTTCCCTATGATGAAGTGTCAGAAATAGCATCTGCACTTGGACTGAAAAGGTTCTGCATAGATCTTGACTCTTGATGGAGCAAGTAACAGTCCTGGATGAGCCTTCAAGAAGGTCCCATCTCCTGCAAAAACAAGTTTCACCCTAGTGGTAGCTTAGTGCCAAAGGAACAGAGTTGGTGAGAGCACTCAAGGTCCCAGAGCATGACACAATCTCTTTAGGTATCCTACAACCCGAAcattaaatgttttgaaaataagCATCAAGACCTTGAATGCGATGCagtattctatgggaagccagcatAGCAAGCAAAGGACAAGGATGATGTACTCCTAATACACTGTGTTGCTGAGACACCGACTCCTCTTGTACCAGCCAGAGTTCATACGTTCTAGCCCACAAAACTGTATTGCTGTAATCAAGCTGGGAGGCAGCAGCTTGTCTGCTACTGAGGCTAGGTCAGCACCTAGAACGTTGGCCAGAAGACTTAACCCAACCAGAGAGAGAATTAATCTGTTGCGGATGTGGATACAAGGACTCTCAGCAACAGAAGAGTGTTGTAGTACTTCTGGCCAGCAGGCTGACTGGTTAAGTTGTGAGCAGGTGTCTTGGACTGGTGTAAACCACATTGTAGTTACTAGCTTTTTGAAACGCACCGCCTCAGCCTTAGTAGGGGATTCAGTGAGCAAAACAGTCTGGTGACAGAGATGCAGCCAGGTGAATGAAGACTGTAGGGCCACCCTCTATCCAACATCCCTTCACTTCCTTGCTTTAGCTCCATGGTTTGACTGAATCCAAACTGTGAAGGGTctaggacagtgtttctcaacgacCTGTCTGTGGAGCAGTGccctgacagtttaggaaggcaacaATCTGGTCTCTGGtctcaaaaaggttgagaaacatgGACTAGATTTTCTGCACAAGCTCAGTGAGATGAAAGGCCTCTCAAATGAGCGTCTTATCCACTGTAGTATCGGATATGCTGATGAGGGTCTCACTCAGTcttgttgaagctattccactttaaCAAACAATTGGGCCAAAACCAGAGTCACTTTACAGTCTGGAGCATTCACCTGAGAAGCAGGTGAtccttgttcaaatccctttgcaccaggcagagagaggaattgAACTGGGGTCTCCTACATCCTGCGGGAGTTCCCTGGCTGCAGGTTTTATGGAGTCTTCTTCCTCCTGATTTATTCCTTTTAACACGCCAAGTCCCTTTATGGATCCAAGCCCCCATGACTGGCTCACAGCAAAAGATGACATGCTCAGTTAAAACCACTCCTCTTATCATCTACTCCTTTAGCAATTTTATGTGAGGCTGGCACCTGTCTTTGGCTACATGGGCAGTTTATGGTTGTGTAACTGAAAATAGCTTATATTATTATTGTCTGGAGGAAGTAAGCACTGGACCCATTTCCACAGAGAACttggcttttatttaaataaaatattgttccTTCCCAAGAGAAGATGGAGCTCAAGTATGCATTACAAGAGAAAAACAGAGCTGTGAGGATGATCTCCTTGTATAACTGAACACCTTTACAGAAACAATCACACCTTCAGTTGTTTTTAATGTGTAGTCCTGCAACAGCTGAACAGATCTTTGCTGATTGTCAGATAGTGACTTCCTCCACCTGGGATCTGCATGTAGGAGTTATCACAGCCCTAGCAATGTGAGGGCAGCATAGCTCCTGCAAcgtttgaagtgtgtgtgttgctCCAGCAGAAGTGTAAAAAAGTTGTGCTGCTTCATACAAGCACTCACTCATGTTTTAACTGGCAGATCAACAGAGGTGGTGaatttttaacaattttaaacTTATTTCAAATTTTTCCAACTTTCCGTTGTCAGATTTTAGTTTAGGTCAAATAGTTGAGTTAAGTTCTTCTTTAAAGACCACACAGAACTAGGTTACTGAAGGATGAGCTCCTCCCAGGAACTACCTTCTCCACATGTAAATGGGGAAGATGTTCAGGAGCAAGACCTCAAGTACagaaaggaaataagaaaaaCAGTTAGATTGGGATGATGCTTCCTTTAAACTTCCATAGGCCCGATCCACATTACCTTGGGAAATAGTTTGCCAGCAACTCAATCCAAACCTTCCCCCAGCATCACTGTTGGGACACAATTAAGCTTTCCTAGCAGTTACTTTTCTTGCAGGTATTTTTATAAAAACCCTGCCAGGCtctcagtattttttaaaaacaaaaataagcacTTATGGTATTAAGTTATGTTACAGAAGCACAGTACAGTCCTTTGAATGTGACTGATCCTGAGCAGAAGAGTGAGTCCTGTGGAGAGCTGATCCTTGTACAGTAGTATTGCCTACTGGGACTGTCAGTCACTTTGGAAAGAGAAGGCACGATCAGAATGAAAGGATCCAGCTAAGACAACCTCAATCCCCACCTTATACAAAACCTTCATGTGCGCAGCATTCTAAACCATTATGGCACCTCTTTAACATATTACATGGAACCTAGGGCCTATTAAATTCAAACTCAGACCTAGTTAGCAAAAACAAACTTATTCAACACTTTTCTGTAGATTCTCCTGCACAGCTCTCTCTGTTGGAATCTCTGAAATTCCGTTTTGCATCACAGAGCAAATCCAGTATTAAAGACCAGTCATGTATATCAATCAATAGCTTTTCAGAATCTGGGGAAGACGTGGCCTTTCCACTACAGAAGCTGTGTCAGTCTGATCAGGGTGCCCACCTACATCTGAGAATTAAAGCCAGGAGTGATGGGCCCCAGAGGAACATGAAGCTTTGCTGGAAACTGGAAAACAAGAGGACACAAGAAGGTTGATTTACATTATTTATATCCCTAGGAAGAGAGCCCAGGCCCATGTGCATGTCTGTCTCTCCAGGAAGCTCAGTTATCCACCTCTTCATCATCAttttgttcctcctcctccatccgttcatcatcatcatcattctcctcctccctgctcttgTCTTGTTCTTCAGAGTCTGCCTTCTTGTCTTTGTCTTTCCTTGCTTCTTTCTTGCCTTTTTGCTCACGCCTGTAAACTAACAGAACAAGAGAACTACAATTGGATACACGTGTGTCATTGTAGGGACAAGCTAGAGGTGGCTCTCATTCCTGTGACCCAGGCTCTCCCCTTGCTCTCCAGGCTTCCAACAAATGGAGCACCGACCCTCCTGAGAGCAGGTACCCAACCTGTTATCTGAGTTGTGGTGAGAGACCCCACAGGAAGTCATGTTAATTGCTGTTCAGCAGAAAGGTGGCGAGAAGGATACAGGAGCTCATGTGTATTACGGAAAACATAAGACTTCCTCTACACAGAAGTGATGGGGGAGATGGATTAGATGAGTCACCTTTGTGAAAATTACATCATATCAGTTCTATCAAACTACGTTCATATGACTCCATAAAAACTGCAATgtctggctttaaaaataaataaataaatacataaatgatAATTAAGGGAACATGAGAGTTGGATGTCCAAACTTCTGGGTAAATAGGACTCAACGTCATTAGGACTAATTTAATGTACAGTTAGACAACATGTTACCTTCCAATGATTCCTTTAAAGGGGCTATGAATCTCTGGAACTCCATTTCCTCCATGGCTGAGAGGACATCTCCAGCATTCAGTGTTTTCCTCTTCCCTTTCACTGCAAAGTTATTTGCACTaaagagagggagaagaattgaTATCAAAGAGCAAACCATCCCCAACTGCTGGCTGTTTAAAGGGACAACACAATCACAGTCCTCAGAAATGTTTAATCACTATCATAAGCAATACCTAGGATGACTGACCAAGAATCTAACTATgacagaataaagaaaaaaatcacctttgTTTACATTGTGCATTTATGTGTATATAGTCAGTTGCATTGTTTCCCTGTATAGTCAGGGAGTTTTCCATTtatgtgggtttttcacacatgtaacaagagagaaaatacatatttaaatctGGTTCTAAAACTATTAAAAGTGGCAGGGTGATTCAAGGACACAGTAACAAAATATGTAGTTACTACAAGTGTAGttgaattcattttttaaaagttgactaGTATTCAATTTGATGGTATaccttttattacattttaaagatgtttgAATTTCAGCTGCTATAGATTTAAACAGAGAATTTAGGTGCAGGAGAAAGCTAAACCCTTTAAACCTGAATGAGTAATTTAACATACATAATGAAACATGCCTAGTTAGTTCCTACACTGCTTAGGTTAACACTCAGAAGGGAAGTCGTAAGGCTATAATGAGTTCACATACCCCAAGAACAAGGAGCCCTTATGTAAATTAATGTTTGCTATAAAAAGGCTCTATAATTTTGTGATCATTGTTTTCTGAAAAAATGATAAAGTGCAGTGATAAAGGTAAATCAAGTGTGACAGTTCAGGACACAAGGTGATCACTGAAGGCGACAGGAAGTAATCCACCACCACCTCTGTAGGCTCCTAGGATGTATATACTGGGCAAGTACCTGAGGGCATTATGAAGCAGCAAATACTGGCCACTGACACAGAAGCAAAGCATTTGCCCTGTTGATTTATCACTAGCCCCTCTCTGAAAGTTAGCATGGCAGCATGCTAATTAAGAAACTAATTATGAACATAAGATTATATTACACAAAGGTCACATTACAAACTAAAACCAGATGAAACTTTAAATGCCTCATGTACATGAATGATAAACATGCCTTTCATTACAGCTACTGCAAAAATTCTCTCCAAGAGAGCCAACAAAAAGGCTAGCTACAGACCAGATGCTCCATTGGATCAGGTCACCAGTGATGCTTACCATGATGTTGCATACAACACAAACACACTTGCAGCTCGAGATATTGCACTCCGAGCTTCTTTGGAAATGTTTACTCCATCAGGAAGCTGGGAAAAAAGAAATGTCATTTTATCAGATGAAATTCAAGCCATGTGGATCTGGAGGCTATCCAGTCCTGTCTGAAAGGACTGAAAGCCACCAGTTCAGTCAAGCCATTCAGAGTGTTTGCAGTCAACAATAAATGTGAGAAAATGAATTTTCTATAGTATTTTAATGAATCCTAATGTGTGCCCCAGTTTCCCTCTGCACTTTGCCCTGTTACCCAGTAGAGCGGAAAGTATTAAGTCTGGGGCAGTGCAGAAGATAAGATGTAGGGGGTCACCTTCTTGTTTAGGCTACAGTGAACAGGATCACAAGGAATTGTCTGGACCCTGCTGAAGATGACTCTGTATCAATGCAGAATACCAAAGAGACAATGGAAAAGCCCCAAATGACCACAACAATGACACCAAGGAAACAGCAACAAAGAGAAAGGGGTTTCCCCTGGatctcagcagggaagctgaaCAGAGATCCCAGCTATAGAACAAAGGACTGACACATGACCAGCTGAGGATAAGGGTGGACTTCTGGTTCTGGAAGAGGCTGGTTGCTCTCTTCTAGATGTCACTAAAGAGTCAGAGGGAGACAAAGCCTGAAATGGAGTTCACTGCACCTTGGCGAGTGAATTGCTCTGGTttgaccagaatggactatgctttaaccttttactctgttttgaaaatgctgcctGGGTGTTAATGCAAATAGTGGAGAGGTGCATTAGGCCCTGAAGAGTGTACAAGTCTCTAACCAGGAGTCTATGTCAGCTGGACTTGCTGGGCAGAGCTCACAGCGTGAAGCAGGAGTACTGGAGCAGACACACagtctaggacaggggttctcaaactgggggtcacgaggttattacatggggagtcgcgagctgtcagcctccaccccataccccactttgcctccagcatttataatagtgttaaatatataaacaagtgttttcaatttataaggggggttgcactcagaggcttgctatgtgaaaggggtcaccagtacaaaagtttgagaaccattagTCTAGGAGGTGGTGAGGCTGCATGGCTTACCCTGAAGGACGAGCGAGACCCCTTGGAGTCTGACACATTAAAGGGGTTTCTTCAAGAACCTGTTTAAAAGCTGGAGGACAGCACAGATCCATGACATAAGGGCTAGAAGAATGCTGCTGCATAGATAATTGTCCTAACCCATTGCTCTGACTATGTCACCCATCTCTTTGTATCCCTCCACCGGCTCCCCCTTCTCTAGTGTTTCAATCATAAGATACttatcttcactttcaaggcccttaaCAATCCCGACCCTACCTATCATTTCTTATTCGCTACTGAGATGTTGACTCTCACCTCGGATTGGCCCGCGATACCAGCCTCCATCATGCACTTGTTAAATGTTCAAATGAGCCCCTTTGGTGCtttctccctgctgcccctcatgcctgggaggagctccccacTAAATATCTGCAAAGccacctcattatcctcctttaaaccctttctcaaaactctcctttgccaggaTGCCTACAAAAACCCTAACAATGAGTGAACCTGTCATGATGCCCAATATTATcctattgtttccttgtactcctccaTCTGCCTA
This genomic window from Chelonoidis abingdonii isolate Lonesome George chromosome 24, CheloAbing_2.0, whole genome shotgun sequence contains:
- the POLE3 gene encoding DNA polymerase epsilon subunit 3 isoform X2, translating into MAERPEDLNLPNAVITRIIKEALPDGVNISKEARSAISRAASVFVLYATSCANNFAVKGKRKTLNAGDVLSAMEEMEFQRFIAPLKESLEVYRREQKGKKEARKDKDKKADSEEQDKSREEENDDDDERMEEEEQNDDEEVDN
- the POLE3 gene encoding DNA polymerase epsilon subunit 3 isoform X1; translated protein: MTSSHFSSRCSKMAERPEDLNLPNAVITRIIKEALPDGVNISKEARSAISRAASVFVLYATSCANNFAVKGKRKTLNAGDVLSAMEEMEFQRFIAPLKESLEVYRREQKGKKEARKDKDKKADSEEQDKSREEENDDDDERMEEEEQNDDEEVDN